One region of Oryza sativa Japonica Group chromosome 5, ASM3414082v1 genomic DNA includes:
- the LOC4338199 gene encoding uncharacterized protein, whose amino-acid sequence MKALAGLRRINLDGLRWRVFDAKGQVLGRLASQIAVVLQGKDKPTYAPHVENGDMCVVLNAKDISVTGRKMTDKIYYWHTGYIGHLKERRLKDQMEKDPTEAIRKAVMRMLPRNRLRDDRDRKLRIFSGNEHPFHDRPLEPFMMPRRQVREMRPRARRALLRAQKKEQDRAAAASTKDEENAKNAKSEITA is encoded by the exons ATG AAAGCACTTGCAGGTTTGAGAAGAATCAATTTAGATGGATTGAGATGGCGTGTATTTGACGCAAAGGGCCAG GTCCTTGGACGGTTGGCATCCCAAATAGCTGTTGTGCTTCAGGGAAAGGATAAGCCAACTTATGCACCACATGTGGAAAATGGAGACATGTGCGTTGTGCTTAATGCAAAAGATATCAGTGTTACAGGAAGAAAAATGACCGATAAAATCTACTACTGGCACACAGG GTATATTGGCCATTTGAAGGAAAGAAGACTCAAGGACCAGATGGAAAAAGACCCAACTGAAGCAATTCGCAAAGCTGTCATGCGCATGCTTCCTCGCAATAGATTGCGTGAT GACAGGGATCGTAAACTGAGGATATTTTCTGGAAATGAGCACCCATTCCATGATCGCCCTCTTGAACCTTTTATGATGCCACGACGCCAAGTGCGCGAGATGCGTCCCCGGGCAAGACGCGCACTGTTAAGGGCGCAGAAGAAAGAGCAGGACAGAGCAGCAGCGGCATCAACCAAAGATGAAGAAAATGCTAAGAATGCCAAATCCGAGATCACTGCATAG